In Methylobacterium aquaticum, the following are encoded in one genomic region:
- the hmgA gene encoding homogentisate 1,2-dioxygenase, producing MTDQAPSGLRPAATGSGLSPGYMSGFGNGFESEALPGALPVGRNSPQTCPYGLYAEQISGSPFTAPRTTNERSWLYRIRPTVMHWGAFRKVDAGFWRTAPAPEVELPPAPLRWDPVPIPAEPLSFVEGIRTMTTAGDAGAQAGMGAHLFFATRSMQDEYFTNADGEMLVVPQEGALRFRTEFGVIEVAPGEIVVIPRGVKVAVELLGGPARGYLCENYGGAFTLPERGPIGANCLANPRDFLTPVAAYEDRDAPGTMLVKWGGTLWAAEIAHSPLDVVAWHGNYAPYKYDLRRFSPVGPILFDHADPSIFTVLTSPSETPGTANIDFVIFSDRWLVAENTFRPPWYHLNVMSEFMGLVYGVYDAKTGGGFRPGGASLHNTLLPHGPDVDAFERASTSELKPHKLEGTLAFMFETRFPQKVSRFAAETPSLQKEYGAYGRKLAKHFDPNRPEAR from the coding sequence ATGACCGATCAGGCGCCGTCCGGGCTTCGTCCCGCCGCCACCGGCTCCGGTCTCAGCCCCGGATACATGTCGGGCTTCGGCAACGGCTTCGAGAGCGAGGCCCTGCCCGGCGCCCTGCCCGTCGGCCGCAACTCGCCCCAGACCTGCCCCTACGGCCTGTATGCCGAGCAGATCTCCGGCTCGCCGTTCACGGCGCCGCGCACCACCAACGAGCGCTCCTGGCTCTACCGCATCCGCCCGACCGTGATGCATTGGGGGGCGTTCCGGAAGGTCGATGCCGGCTTCTGGCGCACCGCGCCTGCCCCGGAGGTCGAGCTGCCGCCGGCGCCGCTGCGCTGGGATCCGGTGCCGATCCCGGCCGAGCCGCTCTCCTTCGTCGAGGGCATCCGCACCATGACCACCGCCGGCGATGCCGGTGCGCAGGCCGGCATGGGCGCGCATCTCTTCTTCGCCACCCGGTCGATGCAGGACGAGTATTTCACCAACGCCGACGGCGAGATGCTGGTCGTGCCGCAGGAAGGCGCGCTTCGCTTCCGCACCGAGTTCGGGGTGATCGAGGTCGCGCCCGGCGAGATCGTGGTGATCCCGCGCGGGGTGAAGGTCGCGGTCGAGCTGCTCGGCGGTCCGGCCCGGGGCTACCTCTGCGAGAATTACGGCGGCGCCTTCACGTTGCCCGAGCGCGGACCGATCGGCGCCAATTGCCTGGCCAACCCGCGCGACTTCCTCACGCCGGTCGCGGCCTACGAGGATCGCGACGCGCCCGGCACGATGCTGGTGAAGTGGGGCGGGACCCTGTGGGCCGCCGAGATCGCCCATTCGCCCCTCGACGTGGTGGCCTGGCACGGCAACTACGCGCCCTACAAGTACGACCTGCGGAGATTCTCGCCGGTTGGCCCGATCCTGTTCGATCACGCCGATCCGTCGATCTTCACCGTGCTGACCTCGCCCTCCGAGACGCCAGGCACCGCCAACATCGATTTCGTGATCTTCTCCGACCGCTGGCTGGTGGCGGAGAACACGTTTCGGCCGCCCTGGTACCACCTCAACGTGATGAGCGAGTTCATGGGGCTGGTCTATGGCGTCTACGATGCCAAGACCGGCGGGGGTTTCAGGCCGGGCGGGGCCTCGCTGCACAACACGCTGCTGCCGCACGGGCCGGACGTCGACGCGTTCGAGAGGGCCTCGACCAGCGAGCTGAAGCCCCACAAGCTCGAAGGCACCCTGGCCTTCATGTTCGAGACGCGGTTTCCCCAGAAGGTCAGCCGCTTCGCCGCCGAGACCCCGTCCCTGCAGAAGGAGTATGGGGCCTACGGGCGCAAGCTCGCCAAGCACTTCGATCCGAACCGGCCGGAGGCGCGGTGA
- the fahA gene encoding fumarylacetoacetase, producing MTAIDHTHDPAARTSVPGADGHPDFPIQNLPLGVFSEGDGARRAGVAIGDQILDLAAARAAGLLTGEAARAVAAAESGDLTGMLALGAGPRRALRHQLFALLRADGPESDRVPPLLHPAAACTLHLPARIGDYTDFFVGIHHATNTGRQFRPDQPLLPNYKHVPVGYHGRASSIRPSGVPVRRPHGQAKPPHLDAPVFGPSRRLDYELELGVWIGPGNDLGAPVPIAEAAGQVAGFCLLNDWSARDIQGWEYQPLGPFLGKSFATTISPWIVTPEALAPFRTAQAARPSGDPAPLPYLLDAADQAGGALDLELEIRLSTASSREAGASPHRVARSNARHMYWTVAQMIAHHTSGGCNLRPGDLLGTGTLSGPDPDSYGSLLETTEGGKVPIRLATGEERRFLEDGDEVILTARGIREGFASIGFGACRAVVLPAP from the coding sequence ATGACGGCGATCGACCACACCCACGACCCCGCCGCCCGCACCTCGGTGCCCGGGGCCGACGGGCATCCGGACTTTCCGATCCAGAACCTGCCGCTCGGGGTGTTCTCCGAGGGCGACGGCGCGAGGCGGGCCGGCGTCGCGATCGGCGACCAGATCCTCGATCTCGCGGCGGCGCGGGCGGCGGGCCTGCTGACCGGCGAGGCGGCCCGCGCGGTCGCGGCGGCGGAATCCGGCGACCTCACCGGGATGCTGGCGCTCGGCGCCGGCCCGCGCCGGGCCCTGCGCCACCAGCTCTTCGCGCTCCTGCGGGCGGACGGGCCCGAAAGCGACCGGGTGCCGCCGCTCCTCCACCCGGCGGCCGCCTGCACCCTGCACCTGCCGGCGCGGATCGGCGACTACACCGACTTCTTCGTCGGCATCCACCACGCCACCAACACCGGCAGGCAGTTCCGGCCCGACCAGCCCTTGCTGCCGAACTACAAGCACGTGCCGGTCGGCTATCACGGCCGCGCCTCGTCGATCCGGCCCTCCGGCGTCCCGGTGCGCCGACCGCACGGTCAGGCCAAGCCTCCGCATCTCGACGCGCCGGTCTTCGGCCCGTCGCGCCGGCTCGATTACGAGCTGGAACTCGGGGTGTGGATCGGCCCCGGCAACGATCTCGGGGCGCCGGTCCCGATCGCCGAGGCCGCCGGGCAGGTGGCGGGCTTCTGCCTGCTCAACGACTGGTCCGCCCGGGACATCCAGGGCTGGGAGTACCAGCCCCTCGGGCCGTTCCTCGGCAAGAGCTTCGCCACCACGATCTCGCCCTGGATCGTCACGCCGGAGGCGCTGGCGCCGTTCCGCACCGCTCAAGCGGCGCGGCCCTCGGGCGATCCCGCCCCCCTGCCCTACCTCCTCGACGCGGCCGACCAGGCAGGCGGCGCCCTCGATCTCGAATTGGAGATCCGGCTCTCCACCGCGTCGTCGCGCGAGGCCGGCGCAAGCCCGCACCGGGTCGCGCGGTCCAACGCCCGGCACATGTACTGGACGGTGGCGCAGATGATCGCCCACCATACCAGCGGCGGCTGCAACCTGCGCCCGGGCGACCTTCTCGGCACCGGCACCCTGTCGGGCCCGGACCCGGATTCCTATGGCAGCCTGCTCGAGACCACCGAAGGCGGCAAGGTGCCGATCCGCCTCGCGACCGGCGAGGAGCGGCGCTTCCTGGAGGACGGCGACGAGGTAATCCTGACGGCGCGCGGGATCCGCGAGGGCTTCGCGTCGATCGGCTTCGGCGCCTGCCGGGCGGTGGTGCTGCCCGCTCCATGA
- a CDS encoding Rieske (2Fe-2S) protein — MTWNLVADLAEFEDSPVLAREIGGVSLALYRVDGAVYATQGLCTHAGVSLAGGEIVEGYIECPAHYGLFEIATGRAQGGPVCRDLATYPVRVEDGRVFVEVAVDGA; from the coding sequence ATGACCTGGAACCTGGTCGCCGATCTCGCGGAGTTCGAGGACAGCCCGGTGCTGGCCCGCGAGATCGGCGGCGTCTCGCTCGCGCTCTACCGCGTCGACGGCGCGGTCTACGCGACGCAAGGGCTGTGCACCCATGCCGGCGTCAGCCTCGCCGGCGGCGAGATCGTCGAGGGCTACATCGAATGCCCGGCCCATTACGGCCTGTTCGAGATCGCCACTGGACGGGCGCAGGGCGGGCCGGTCTGCCGCGACCTCGCGACCTATCCGGTGCGGGTCGAGGACGGCCGGGTCTTCGTCGAGGTCGCGGTAGACGGCGCTTGA
- a CDS encoding Gfo/Idh/MocA family protein: MGTVDMGTVRIAVAGAGLIGLRHIEEIGRNSGTRLSAIVDPGPGAASIAARERVPLYDTLEACLADARPDGVVLATPNRLHVPQGLACIAAGIPVLIEKPLAHSLEEGERLVAAAEAAGARVLVGHHRLHSPLLRRVVEAVRAGLLGRIVGVMGSAVFLKPDAYFEGPNAWRREPGGGPLLINMIHEIGNLRAMVGEIAAVQATASQAVRGFAVEDTVAMTLRFAGGALGTFLLSDTAASARSWEQTSRENAAYPSYPDEDAYTILGTEGSLAVPTLRVKRYAGPRSWFEPFTCETLAVEPADPLAEQIAHFAAVIRGEAAPLVSARDGLQNLRVVDAVARAARTGGTVDIPTV; the protein is encoded by the coding sequence ATGGGCACAGTGGACATGGGCACAGTGAGGATCGCGGTCGCGGGCGCGGGGCTGATCGGCCTGCGCCACATCGAGGAGATCGGCAGGAATTCCGGGACGCGCCTGTCGGCGATCGTCGATCCGGGCCCTGGGGCCGCTTCCATCGCCGCGCGGGAGCGCGTCCCGCTCTACGACACCCTGGAGGCGTGCCTCGCCGACGCCAGGCCGGACGGCGTGGTGCTGGCGACGCCCAACCGCCTGCACGTCCCGCAGGGCCTCGCCTGCATCGCCGCCGGGATCCCGGTGCTGATCGAGAAACCCCTGGCGCACAGCCTGGAAGAGGGCGAGCGCCTGGTCGCCGCGGCGGAGGCGGCGGGCGCCCGGGTGCTGGTCGGCCATCACCGCCTGCACAGCCCGCTCCTGCGCCGCGTGGTCGAGGCTGTCCGCGCCGGGCTCCTCGGCCGGATCGTCGGGGTGATGGGGAGCGCCGTGTTCCTCAAGCCCGACGCCTATTTCGAGGGCCCGAATGCCTGGCGGCGCGAGCCGGGCGGCGGGCCGCTCCTCATCAACATGATCCACGAGATCGGCAACCTGCGGGCGATGGTAGGCGAGATCGCCGCCGTGCAGGCCACCGCCTCGCAGGCCGTGCGGGGCTTTGCCGTCGAGGACACGGTGGCGATGACCCTGCGCTTCGCCGGCGGAGCGCTGGGCACCTTCCTGTTGTCGGACACCGCCGCCTCGGCGCGTAGCTGGGAACAGACCTCGCGCGAGAACGCCGCCTATCCGAGCTACCCCGACGAGGACGCCTACACGATCCTCGGCACCGAGGGCTCGCTGGCGGTGCCGACGCTGCGGGTGAAGCGCTATGCGGGCCCGCGTTCCTGGTTCGAGCCCTTCACCTGCGAGACCCTGGCGGTCGAACCCGCCGACCCGCTGGCGGAGCAGATCGCGCATTTCGCGGCGGTGATCCGGGGCGAGGCCGCGCCGCTGGTGAGCGCCCGCGACGGGCTGCAGAACCTGCGCGTCGTCGATGCCGTCGCACGGGCGGCCCGAACCGGTGGGACGGTCGATATTCCGACGGTGTGA
- a CDS encoding 2-dehydropantoate 2-reductase, translated as MTDGTRPAGSVAVIGSGGIGGYLAGALERAGRDVTLCVRTPFDRLVITDTSGEREVPVRIVADPAEVGAADWVLVTTKAQDTASAKPWFATLVGPGTRVVVIQNGVGQAERARPHLPAEVAVLPAIIYCSVERTAPGRITHHGSTRMTVPAGTDGGAFADLFAGTPFEIAREADFVTVAWRKLLSNAVVNPITALTLRRIVVFNDPAIEELARGLMGEVIQVANAEGARLTDEDATRILDSYRRISGDGGSSMLYDRLAGRPLEHAYLTGAVVAAAERHGIAVPLNRAILALAGAASGQGLAGDR; from the coding sequence ATGACGGACGGGACCAGGCCGGCGGGCAGCGTCGCGGTGATCGGGAGCGGCGGGATCGGCGGCTACCTGGCGGGGGCGCTGGAGCGGGCGGGGCGCGACGTGACCTTGTGCGTGCGCACGCCGTTCGACCGCCTCGTCATCACCGACACGTCGGGCGAGCGCGAGGTGCCGGTCCGCATCGTCGCCGATCCGGCCGAGGTCGGCGCCGCCGACTGGGTGCTGGTGACCACCAAGGCCCAGGACACCGCGAGCGCGAAGCCCTGGTTCGCCACCCTCGTCGGGCCCGGCACCCGGGTGGTGGTGATCCAGAACGGCGTCGGCCAGGCGGAGCGGGCCCGTCCCCACCTGCCGGCGGAGGTCGCGGTGCTGCCGGCGATCATCTACTGCTCGGTCGAGCGCACGGCGCCGGGCCGCATCACCCATCACGGCTCGACCCGGATGACCGTGCCGGCGGGCACGGACGGCGGCGCCTTCGCGGACTTGTTTGCCGGCACGCCGTTCGAGATCGCTAGGGAAGCGGACTTCGTCACCGTCGCCTGGCGCAAGCTCCTGAGCAACGCGGTGGTCAACCCGATCACGGCGCTCACCCTGCGGCGCATCGTGGTCTTCAACGATCCGGCGATCGAGGAACTGGCCCGCGGGCTGATGGGCGAGGTGATCCAGGTAGCCAATGCCGAGGGCGCCCGGCTCACCGACGAGGACGCCACCCGCATCCTCGACAGCTATCGCCGCATCAGCGGCGACGGCGGCAGCTCGATGCTCTACGACCGGCTCGCCGGGCGCCCGCTGGAGCATGCCTATCTCACCGGCGCCGTGGTCGCGGCGGCCGAGCGTCACGGCATCGCCGTGCCGCTCAACCGGGCAATCCTGGCGCTCGCCGGGGCGGCGAGCGGGCAGGGGCTGGCGGGGGACCGGTAA
- the zwf gene encoding glucose-6-phosphate dehydrogenase, whose translation MTSHVPVEGHAASGSKPAPPCTIVIFGAGGDLTKRLLMPALYNLAGSRLLDETTTIWGVDHTDGSDESWRRNLSETMESFTKDETAEFHAKHIDPTAWGFVRDRLHYLEGDFLAPETYRQIGEKIPGNAVFYLAVAARFFAPIVEHLGQAGLLKQSDDTFRRVVIEKPFGSDLTSAQDLNKRLLAVADESQLYRIDHFLGKETVQSIMAIRFANGMFEPIWRRDFVDHVQITAAETIGVEERGAFYEPTGALRDMVPNHLFQLLCMTAMEPPVSFDAEAVRTEKAKLVQAVRPVQPEDAVRGQYRAGTEQGRAVPSYRDEPHVAGDSRTETYAALKLTIDNWRWGGVPFYLRTGKRMTGRRTEIAVHFKPAPYRLFRDTPVDQIAPNILRIMVDPVQGMTTEFNAKVPGPSMRLGAVRSTFREGDFFPQEPNVGYETLIYDCLCGDATLFQRADNIEASWAAVDPLVKAWSAGGEPEPYESGSAGPKAADDLLARDGRRWLPLDGE comes from the coding sequence ATGACGTCGCACGTCCCGGTCGAGGGGCATGCCGCCTCCGGCAGCAAGCCGGCCCCGCCCTGCACGATCGTGATCTTCGGCGCCGGCGGCGACCTGACCAAGCGCCTCCTGATGCCGGCGCTCTACAACCTCGCCGGCAGCCGGCTCCTCGACGAGACCACCACGATCTGGGGCGTCGACCACACCGACGGCTCGGACGAGAGCTGGCGCCGGAACCTCTCCGAAACGATGGAGTCCTTCACCAAGGACGAGACGGCGGAGTTCCACGCCAAGCACATCGACCCGACGGCCTGGGGCTTCGTGCGCGACCGGCTGCACTACCTCGAGGGCGACTTCCTGGCGCCCGAGACCTACCGGCAGATTGGGGAGAAGATCCCCGGCAACGCCGTGTTCTACCTCGCGGTGGCGGCGCGGTTCTTCGCGCCGATCGTCGAGCATCTCGGCCAGGCCGGGCTGTTGAAGCAATCCGACGACACCTTTCGCCGGGTGGTGATCGAGAAGCCGTTCGGCAGCGACCTTACCTCGGCGCAGGACCTCAACAAGCGGCTCCTCGCGGTCGCGGACGAATCGCAACTCTACCGGATCGACCATTTCCTGGGTAAGGAGACGGTGCAGAGCATCATGGCGATTCGCTTCGCCAACGGCATGTTCGAGCCGATCTGGCGCCGCGACTTCGTCGACCACGTCCAGATCACCGCCGCCGAGACCATCGGCGTCGAGGAGCGCGGCGCCTTCTACGAGCCGACGGGGGCTTTGCGGGACATGGTGCCCAACCACCTGTTCCAGCTGCTCTGCATGACCGCGATGGAGCCGCCGGTCTCCTTCGACGCGGAAGCGGTGCGGACCGAGAAGGCGAAGCTCGTCCAGGCGGTGCGCCCGGTCCAGCCCGAGGATGCGGTGCGCGGCCAGTACCGCGCCGGCACCGAGCAGGGCCGTGCCGTCCCGTCCTACCGGGACGAGCCGCACGTCGCCGGCGACAGCCGCACCGAGACCTACGCGGCCTTGAAGCTCACCATCGACAATTGGCGCTGGGGCGGCGTGCCGTTCTACCTGCGCACCGGCAAGCGGATGACCGGGCGGCGCACCGAGATCGCGGTGCATTTCAAGCCGGCGCCCTATCGGCTGTTCCGCGATACCCCGGTCGACCAGATCGCCCCCAACATCCTGCGGATCATGGTCGATCCGGTCCAGGGGATGACCACGGAGTTCAACGCCAAGGTGCCGGGCCCGTCGATGCGGCTGGGCGCCGTGCGCTCGACCTTCCGCGAGGGCGACTTCTTCCCCCAGGAGCCGAATGTCGGCTACGAGACCCTGATCTACGATTGCCTGTGCGGCGACGCCACCTTGTTCCAGCGCGCCGACAACATCGAGGCGTCGTGGGCCGCGGTCGATCCGCTGGTGAAGGCCTGGAGCGCGGGCGGCGAGCCGGAACCGTACGAATCCGGCAGTGCCGGCCCGAAAGCGGCCGACGACCTGCTCGCCCGCGACGGGCGGCGCTGGCTGCCCCTGGACGGCGAGTAA
- a CDS encoding MGH1-like glycoside hydrolase domain-containing protein, which produces MPDPASCLTDTEEGRRLAAVEAEGWHRWGPYLSERQWGTVREDYSEGGDAWDYLPHDHARSRAYRWGEDGIAGFSDDRQLWCLALALWNGRDPILKERMFGLTNGEGNHGEDVKELWWYLDATPTHSYMRMLYKYPQAPYPYADLVAENRRRKGQNLPEYEIADTGVFADGRYHDVTVDYAKAAPDDVLMRVTIANRGPDAADLHVLPHVFARNTWSWGHESWETEQPRPLLRLTETGAVAATRGRAPALRFTALQPAEFLFCENETNTRRLFGMPGPAHPKDAINDRVVEGRHDAVNPLAEGTKCAAWTRVSVPAGGVVTLRFRLSPASGPDDRDPAAFDAVMARRLAEADAFYAALQRDIVDPDARLVQRQALAGMLWSKQFYHFDVRRWLAGDPSQPAPPEARRHGRDADWTHLNNADIVSMPDKWEYPWYAAWDLAFHCVTFALIDPAFAKGQLILLTREWYMHPNGQLPAYEWAFGDVNPPVHAWAALRVYRMDQAMTGKPDRAFLERVFHKLMLNFTWWVNRKDAGDRNVFQGGFLGLDNIGIFDRSARLPTGGTLDQADGTAWMAMYSLNLMRIALELAIENPVYEDIATKFFEHFLTIAEAMTHVGGNGTGLWDEADEFYYDVLSLPDGRQVPLRVRSLVGLIPLCAVEVLDERFSERFPAFARRARWLLTHRPDLAAQVSRWEEPGRGNRVLLSLLRRHRMKALLRRMLDETEFLSPHGVRSVSKAHEAAPFRFPWDGQTFAVDYEPAESTTAVFGGNSNWRGPIWLPINFLLVEALTEFGRFYGPEFKIECPAGSGHYLTLPEIADELSRRLTRLVLRGPDGRRPVLGDDPLFQDDPHFRDHVPFHEYFHGETGAGLGAAHQTGWTGLLALLLQPRRVVAGGQVPAAPER; this is translated from the coding sequence ATGCCCGATCCCGCCTCCTGCCTCACCGACACCGAGGAGGGCCGCCGCCTCGCCGCCGTCGAGGCCGAGGGCTGGCATCGCTGGGGGCCGTACCTGAGCGAACGCCAATGGGGCACGGTGCGGGAGGATTACAGCGAAGGCGGCGACGCCTGGGACTACCTGCCCCACGACCATGCCCGCTCCCGCGCCTATCGCTGGGGCGAGGACGGCATCGCGGGCTTCAGCGACGACCGTCAGCTCTGGTGTCTCGCGCTGGCCCTGTGGAACGGCCGCGACCCGATCCTGAAGGAGCGGATGTTCGGGCTGACCAACGGCGAGGGCAATCACGGCGAGGACGTGAAGGAGCTGTGGTGGTACCTCGACGCCACCCCGACGCATTCCTACATGCGGATGCTCTACAAGTATCCGCAAGCCCCCTACCCCTACGCCGACCTCGTCGCCGAGAACCGCCGGCGCAAGGGCCAGAACCTTCCCGAATACGAGATCGCCGACACCGGTGTGTTCGCCGACGGGCGCTACCACGACGTGACGGTGGACTACGCCAAGGCCGCCCCCGACGACGTGCTGATGCGGGTCACGATCGCCAATCGCGGGCCGGACGCGGCGGATCTCCACGTCCTGCCGCATGTCTTCGCCCGCAACACCTGGTCGTGGGGGCACGAATCCTGGGAGACCGAGCAACCCCGCCCGCTCCTGCGCCTGACCGAGACCGGCGCCGTCGCGGCGACGCGCGGGCGCGCGCCGGCCCTGCGCTTCACGGCCCTGCAGCCGGCCGAGTTCCTGTTCTGCGAGAACGAGACCAACACGCGCCGCCTCTTCGGCATGCCCGGCCCCGCCCATCCGAAGGACGCGATCAACGACCGCGTCGTCGAGGGCCGGCACGACGCAGTGAACCCGCTCGCCGAGGGCACCAAATGCGCCGCCTGGACGCGCGTGAGCGTGCCGGCGGGCGGCGTCGTGACGTTGCGCTTCCGCCTGAGCCCGGCATCGGGCCCGGATGACCGCGACCCCGCCGCCTTCGACGCCGTGATGGCGCGCCGCCTCGCCGAGGCCGATGCCTTCTACGCCGCGCTCCAGCGCGACATCGTCGACCCGGATGCGAGGCTGGTGCAGCGCCAGGCCCTCGCCGGCATGCTGTGGTCGAAGCAGTTCTACCATTTCGACGTCCGGCGCTGGCTTGCCGGCGACCCGTCCCAGCCGGCCCCGCCGGAGGCCCGCCGCCACGGCCGCGATGCCGACTGGACCCATCTCAACAACGCCGACATCGTCTCGATGCCGGACAAGTGGGAATATCCCTGGTACGCGGCCTGGGACCTCGCCTTCCACTGCGTGACCTTCGCGCTGATCGATCCGGCCTTCGCCAAGGGCCAGCTGATCCTGCTCACCCGCGAATGGTACATGCACCCGAACGGGCAGTTGCCGGCCTATGAATGGGCCTTCGGCGACGTGAACCCGCCGGTCCATGCCTGGGCGGCGCTCCGGGTCTACCGCATGGACCAGGCGATGACGGGCAAGCCCGACCGCGCCTTCCTGGAGCGGGTCTTCCACAAGCTGATGCTGAACTTCACCTGGTGGGTGAACCGCAAGGATGCCGGCGACCGCAACGTCTTCCAGGGCGGTTTCCTCGGGCTCGACAATATCGGCATCTTCGACCGCTCGGCGCGGCTCCCCACCGGCGGCACCCTCGACCAGGCCGACGGCACCGCCTGGATGGCGATGTACAGCCTCAACCTGATGCGGATCGCGCTCGAACTCGCGATCGAGAACCCGGTCTACGAGGACATCGCCACCAAGTTCTTCGAGCACTTCCTGACCATCGCCGAGGCGATGACCCATGTCGGCGGCAATGGCACCGGGTTGTGGGACGAAGCCGACGAGTTCTACTACGACGTGCTCAGCCTCCCCGACGGCCGCCAGGTGCCGCTCAGGGTGCGATCCCTCGTCGGGCTGATCCCGCTCTGCGCCGTCGAGGTGCTGGACGAGCGTTTTTCCGAGCGCTTCCCGGCCTTCGCCCGCCGCGCCCGCTGGCTCCTCACCCACCGTCCCGACCTCGCCGCTCAGGTCTCGCGCTGGGAGGAGCCGGGACGGGGCAACCGGGTGCTGCTCTCGCTGCTGCGTCGCCACCGCATGAAGGCGCTGCTGCGCCGGATGCTCGACGAGACCGAGTTCCTGTCGCCCCACGGCGTGCGCTCGGTCTCGAAGGCGCATGAAGCGGCACCGTTCCGTTTCCCCTGGGACGGGCAGACCTTCGCGGTCGATTATGAGCCGGCGGAATCGACCACCGCGGTGTTCGGCGGCAACTCGAACTGGCGCGGACCGATCTGGCTGCCGATCAACTTCCTGCTCGTCGAGGCGCTGACCGAGTTCGGCCGCTTCTACGGTCCCGAGTTCAAGATCGAGTGCCCGGCGGGCTCAGGGCATTACCTCACCCTGCCGGAGATCGCCGACGAACTGTCCCGCCGCCTCACCCGCCTGGTCCTGCGCGGTCCCGACGGCCGCCGGCCGGTTCTGGGCGACGATCCGCTGTTCCAGGACGACCCGCATTTCCGCGATCACGTCCCGTTCCATGAATATTTTCACGGCGAGACCGGGGCGGGCCTGGGGGCGGCGCACCAGACCGGATGGACGGGCCTGCTGGCGCTGCTGCTCCAGCCGCGGCGAGTGGTGGCCGGCGGGCAGGTGCCGGCGGCACCGGAGAGGTGA
- a CDS encoding DUF2254 family protein: protein MKAITSIPVRFVSAIKRSFRQFLSLPLATVIGFAGLSVLVYLADRSWSGGEAPHGFRWLGELMGDRAALGSLLATVASSIVTVTSITFSLLLLAVQQGAAALTAQVTDQFMARKVNQFYFGYFVGLSVFVLMTLVTNTDYHRPVFAAALSLLLTALALCLIIVMIYNTIDQMRPEQIIQFIHGKVLGARDEDLTLLAATRRERRRGWSDVALVRSCESGYVVGLDLARIERAVERHARGDVEIEILITLGTYRAVHDPMFQVRARPGLSLSEEARTGLIDAALAAFTYDDGRDLQNNTAYGLHQLSTIAWTSVSTSKSNPNPGLAVIQALRDIISQWSRGEVEIRDASASCIVYDDAAPVIATDALEAVIVVASESIQSQTLTEAVRTLAILLHHVEAPTAERLADVAHRALSSLGEHVLTRQLDVALRDLTEALRERGFATVADAVGEASADLAASLGKLNSRSTRVPGTTS from the coding sequence GTGAAGGCGATTACGTCGATCCCGGTCCGCTTTGTCAGCGCGATCAAGCGCTCGTTCCGGCAGTTCCTGAGCCTGCCGCTCGCGACGGTCATCGGCTTTGCCGGCTTGAGCGTCCTGGTCTACCTCGCGGACAGGTCTTGGTCCGGCGGCGAGGCGCCCCACGGCTTTCGCTGGCTCGGGGAGCTGATGGGAGACCGGGCCGCCCTCGGAAGCCTGCTCGCGACGGTGGCGTCGAGCATCGTCACGGTCACGTCCATCACCTTCTCGCTGCTGCTCCTCGCCGTGCAGCAAGGCGCCGCCGCGTTGACGGCGCAGGTGACCGACCAGTTCATGGCCCGCAAGGTCAACCAGTTCTATTTCGGCTATTTCGTGGGCCTGTCGGTCTTCGTGCTGATGACGCTCGTCACGAATACGGATTATCATCGTCCCGTGTTCGCCGCGGCCCTCAGTCTGCTGCTCACGGCTCTGGCCCTGTGCCTGATCATCGTGATGATCTACAACACCATCGATCAGATGCGGCCCGAGCAGATCATCCAGTTCATTCACGGCAAGGTGCTCGGCGCGCGCGACGAGGATCTCACGCTGCTCGCGGCAACCCGGCGGGAGAGGCGCCGCGGCTGGAGCGACGTCGCGCTCGTCCGGTCCTGCGAGAGTGGCTACGTCGTCGGTCTCGACCTCGCTCGGATCGAGAGAGCCGTCGAGCGGCATGCACGAGGCGACGTCGAGATCGAGATCCTGATCACGCTCGGGACGTATCGGGCCGTCCATGACCCGATGTTCCAGGTCCGAGCGAGACCCGGTCTCAGCTTGAGCGAGGAGGCACGCACCGGCCTCATCGACGCGGCGCTGGCCGCCTTCACCTATGACGACGGCCGCGATCTGCAGAACAACACCGCCTACGGGCTGCACCAGCTCTCGACGATCGCGTGGACTTCGGTCTCGACCTCGAAATCCAACCCCAATCCAGGTCTCGCGGTGATCCAGGCCCTGCGGGACATCATCTCGCAATGGAGCCGGGGCGAGGTCGAGATACGGGACGCGTCCGCCTCCTGCATCGTCTACGACGATGCGGCCCCGGTCATCGCCACCGACGCGCTCGAAGCCGTGATCGTGGTGGCCTCGGAATCGATCCAGTCGCAGACGCTGACGGAGGCCGTCAGGACGCTCGCCATCCTCCTGCACCACGTCGAAGCGCCGACGGCCGAGCGGCTGGCCGATGTCGCCCATCGCGCGCTGTCGAGCCTCGGCGAGCACGTCCTCACCCGCCAGCTCGACGTCGCACTCCGCGACCTGACGGAGGCCCTGCGGGAACGGGGCTTCGCCACCGTCGCGGATGCCGTCGGCGAGGCGTCGGCCGACCTCGCGGCCAGCCTGGGCAAGCTGAACTCGCGCTCGACCCGGGTTCCCGGGACGACATCCTGA